The segment CTGGGCCTGGCCACGATGGCCGGCTGGCTGGCCGCCCAGGCGCCGGGCCTCACGCGCCAGCTGGTGGGCCGTGGCGACGTTTCCCTGCCGGGGCGTGAGGCCGTGGTGGCGCGCGTCGAGGTGGCGCCCGGCGCCAAGGCCGGCCGCCATACCCATCCGGGCGACGAGATCAGCTATGTGCTGGAGGGCGAAGCCACCCTGCTGATCGATGGCCAGGCGCCGCGCACGGTCAAGGCCGGCGAGAGTTTCGTGATCCCGGCTGGCGTGGTGCACGATGCCCACAACGACACCGCCGCACCCACCAAGCTGGTGGGCGTCTACGTGGTGGAGAAGGGCAAGCCCCTGGCCACGCCGGCGCCCTGAGCGGTAGGGTGGCCCGCCCGAGCGGGCCGTGTGGCGAGCTCAGGCGCGCGCGGCCTTGGCGGCGCGGCGCAGGGCCACGGCCTCGGGCAGGGCTTCCGCGGCCTGGCCCTGCAGGCGGAACACGCCTACCGAGTTGGCCACCTCCTGGGCCTTCTCGTTGAGCCCCATGGCGGCGGCCGAGACCTCCTCCACCAGGGCGGCGTTCTGCTGGGTCAGGCTGTCGAGCTGGGCCACCGCGGCATTGATCTGGTCCATGCCCTGCATCTGCTCGTGCATGCCCTGGCTGATGCGCTGGATCAGGCCATGCACCTCCTCCACCGCATGCTGCACCTCGCCCATGGCGTGGCGCGCGTTCTGGACCTGGGACCCACCCTCGGCCACGCGCTCGCTGGAGGTCTGGATCAGGCCGCGCACCTCCTTGGCGGCCTCGGAGGTGCGCTGGGCCAGGGTGCGCACCTCGGCGGCCACGACGGCAAAGCCGCGGCCCTGCTCGCCGGCCCGGGCGGCTTCCACCGCGGCATTGAGCGCCAGGATATTGGTCTGGAAGGCGATGGAGTCCACCACCTGGATGATGTCGGCGATGCGGGCCGAGGCCTGGCTGATGTTTTCCATCGTGGCGGCCACGGCCGCCACGGCGGCGGCGCTGCGCTGGCTGACCTGGCGTGCTGCATCGGCCTGGGTGGCGGCATTGGCCGCCATATCGGTGCTGGCGTGCACGGTGGAGGTGATCTGCTCCATCGAGGAGGCCGTCTCCTGCAGGCTGCTGGCCTGACTCTCGGTGCGGCCCGAGAGGTCCTGGTTGCCGGCCGAGATGGCCTGCGAGCCCTGGCGCACCTGCATCACGCCGATACGGGCGTCGCGCACGATGGACATCAGGTTCACATTGAGCTGGGCCAGGGCGGCGGTGACGCGGCCGATCTCGTCGCGCCGGGTGTTCTTGATGTGCTGGGTCAGATCGCCGGCCGCGATGCGGTTGGCGAAGTTCACCAAGCCCTCGATCGGCGCGATGGCCGCGCCGCGCAGGTACCAGCCGGCCAGCAGGGTGAGCAGGGCAATCAGCAGGGCGCCGCCGGCCAGGGCCCAGCCGCCGCTGCCGGCCAGCCATTGACCCAGGCCCAGGCCGCTGAGCCCGGCCAGCAGCACGACCCCGCTCATGCGGGCGCCCAGGCTCAGGCGCAGCAGCCCGCGCAGACGCCCG is part of the Shinella sp. XGS7 genome and harbors:
- a CDS encoding PAS domain-containing methyl-accepting chemotaxis protein — encoded protein: MRNNGPVSQREFPFPRGETLVSTTDLQGRILYCNSAFISVSGYQRDELLGQPHNMIRHPDMPAEAFRDMWETIQAGLPWSALVKNRRKDGDHYWVQANVTPLLDEQGRPNGFMSVRTEPDRQEVEGAEQLYARMREQGEQGPLRLRQGQLTDLSLGGRLRGLLRLSLGARMSGVVLLAGLSGLGLGQWLAGSGGWALAGGALLIALLTLLAGWYLRGAAIAPIEGLVNFANRIAAGDLTQHIKNTRRDEIGRVTAALAQLNVNLMSIVRDARIGVMQVRQGSQAISAGNQDLSGRTESQASSLQETASSMEQITSTVHASTDMAANAATQADAARQVSQRSAAAVAAVAATMENISQASARIADIIQVVDSIAFQTNILALNAAVEAARAGEQGRGFAVVAAEVRTLAQRTSEAAKEVRGLIQTSSERVAEGGSQVQNARHAMGEVQHAVEEVHGLIQRISQGMHEQMQGMDQINAAVAQLDSLTQQNAALVEEVSAAAMGLNEKAQEVANSVGVFRLQGQAAEALPEAVALRRAAKAARA
- a CDS encoding cupin domain-containing protein is translated as MAGWLAAQAPGLTRQLVGRGDVSLPGREAVVARVEVAPGAKAGRHTHPGDEISYVLEGEATLLIDGQAPRTVKAGESFVIPAGVVHDAHNDTAAPTKLVGVYVVEKGKPLATPAP